In Pseudomonadota bacterium, the following proteins share a genomic window:
- the istB gene encoding IS21-like element helper ATPase IstB, which produces MIEIKPSLKTVLKRLKLSGILAALPDRAAYARKAKLTEIDFLELVLQDEIDRREQTNLATRISKAGCEQEHILEAFDWDAPVTFDRDRVRDLFGLGFLDRCEDVAFMGPVGVGKTFLADALGHAACRAGKHVLSLRADTMLKTVNQSRADNSTEKVMRQLLAPHLLIIDDFGLRRLDDRQSSDLYEIIIERHRRASTIITSNRSVEEWIPLFADPILAQSAVDRFAHNAHHVVIEGDSYRPRKGPQNRRAEPKPERRSRAVKR; this is translated from the coding sequence GTGATCGAAATCAAACCGTCGCTCAAGACCGTGCTCAAGCGCTTGAAGCTCTCCGGCATCCTCGCCGCGCTGCCCGACCGCGCAGCGTACGCCCGCAAGGCGAAGCTCACGGAGATCGACTTCCTCGAGCTCGTGCTCCAGGACGAGATCGACCGCCGCGAGCAAACCAACCTCGCCACGCGGATCTCCAAGGCCGGCTGCGAGCAGGAGCACATCCTCGAGGCCTTCGACTGGGACGCGCCCGTCACCTTCGACAGGGATCGCGTCCGCGACCTCTTCGGCCTCGGCTTCCTCGACCGCTGCGAGGACGTCGCCTTCATGGGCCCGGTCGGCGTCGGCAAGACCTTCCTCGCCGATGCGCTCGGCCACGCCGCCTGCCGCGCCGGCAAGCACGTCCTTTCCCTGCGCGCCGACACGATGCTCAAGACCGTCAACCAGTCCCGCGCCGACAACTCGACGGAGAAGGTGATGCGGCAGCTCCTCGCGCCCCACCTCCTCATCATCGACGACTTCGGTCTGCGCAGGCTCGACGACCGCCAGTCCTCCGACCTCTACGAGATCATCATCGAGCGCCACCGCCGCGCCTCGACGATCATCACCAGCAACCGCAGCGTCGAGGAGTGGATCCCGCTCTTCGCCGACCCGATCCTCGCGCAGAGCGCCGTCGACCGCTTCGCGCACAACGCCCATCACGTCGTCATCGAGGGCGACAGCTACAGACCGCGCAAGGGACCCCAGAACCGCCGCGCGGAACCCAAACCGGAAAGGAGATCGCGTGCCGTCAAACGCTGA
- a CDS encoding site-specific integrase — protein sequence MSKPTKHRNRWRTRWVDENGKRRSEVYENPEQAKVMLARRQLQVRETKLGLRTGACPDKTFADLADYWLENYAPNKRSEKDDRSIIEHHLRPELGAMKLIEIGARQIDRYRALRGNLAPKTVANQLVLLKSMLNKAFDLGWLATQPRFKIPRVPHNSADYSYLRTEGEIQRFQAAAREEGEGVWILYQCAVYTGMRAGELAGLRREDIDLDHNIITVQHSYDGPTKSGRIRRIPIFDVLRPSLTEWLLKVAGMPVVFPNEAGKMHGPSARIFQEMLHGVLDRAGFPLIKRRGKARHYVTFHGLRHTFASHFMMRGGDLFKLQALLGHQSITMTQRYAHLAPDAFAGEHGRFGGAAEITGVVLTLPTATRPEASTGSEAVEERRPVLDEVVGAA from the coding sequence ATGAGCAAGCCTACCAAACACCGCAACCGCTGGAGGACCCGCTGGGTCGACGAGAACGGCAAGCGCCGGAGTGAGGTGTACGAAAACCCCGAGCAGGCCAAGGTCATGCTCGCTCGACGCCAGCTTCAAGTTCGGGAGACAAAGCTCGGACTGAGAACTGGAGCCTGCCCCGATAAGACGTTCGCCGACCTCGCCGACTACTGGCTCGAAAACTACGCTCCGAACAAGCGTTCTGAAAAGGACGACCGGAGCATCATCGAGCACCACCTGCGGCCGGAACTGGGTGCGATGAAGCTGATCGAGATCGGCGCGAGACAGATCGACCGCTACCGCGCCCTCAGAGGAAACCTGGCACCGAAGACCGTGGCCAATCAGCTCGTGCTGCTCAAGTCGATGCTGAACAAGGCGTTCGATCTGGGTTGGCTCGCCACGCAGCCGCGATTCAAGATCCCGCGTGTCCCGCACAACTCAGCGGACTACAGCTACCTTCGGACAGAGGGAGAGATACAGCGCTTCCAGGCTGCGGCTCGCGAAGAGGGCGAGGGCGTTTGGATCCTCTACCAGTGCGCCGTCTACACCGGCATGAGAGCCGGAGAGCTGGCCGGACTGCGACGCGAGGACATCGACCTCGACCACAACATCATCACGGTGCAGCACAGCTACGACGGCCCGACAAAAAGCGGCAGGATCCGGCGCATTCCGATCTTCGACGTTCTGCGGCCGTCGCTCACCGAGTGGCTCCTCAAGGTCGCGGGAATGCCGGTTGTCTTCCCGAACGAGGCTGGGAAAATGCACGGACCGTCGGCGCGGATCTTCCAGGAGATGCTCCACGGAGTGCTCGACCGCGCCGGATTCCCGCTGATCAAACGGCGCGGGAAAGCACGCCACTACGTCACGTTCCACGGGTTGCGCCACACCTTCGCGTCGCACTTCATGATGCGGGGCGGCGACCTCTTCAAGCTGCAAGCTCTTCTGGGCCATCAGTCGATCACGATGACCCAGCGCTACGCGCACCTCGCCCCCGATGCTTTCGCTGGAGAGCACGGACGGTTCGGCGGCGCAGCCGAGATCACCGGAGTCGTGCTCACGCTACCGACCGCGACAAGGCCAGAGGCAAGCACAGGTAGCGAAGCTGTCGAAGAGAGACGGCCGGTTCTCGACGAAGTTGTCGGGGCGGCCTAG
- a CDS encoding rRNA pseudouridine synthase, whose amino-acid sequence MTTERLQKVLAGAGVASRRKAEEIVAAGRVRVNGVIVTEMGVKVDPRRDRIEVDGRAIAAEKPMTVILNKPRGVVSTVRDPEGRPTVADLVRDVGARLFPVGRLDWATSGALLMTNDGELAHALTHPRFGVEKTYHVRLQGAVGDDVLETWRKGVVLDDGVKTRPAQAVFRTEVGEDCAWVQITIKEGRNRQIRRMAEATGVEVIKLKRISFAGITIDGVPLGTYRELTDKELARLKRDHVTPARQDADRRRQRARGDD is encoded by the coding sequence ATGACAACCGAACGTCTGCAGAAGGTGCTCGCCGGAGCCGGTGTCGCGTCGCGCCGCAAAGCCGAGGAGATCGTGGCCGCCGGCCGCGTCAGGGTGAACGGCGTGATCGTCACCGAGATGGGCGTGAAGGTCGATCCGCGCCGTGATCGCATCGAGGTGGACGGACGGGCCATCGCGGCCGAGAAGCCCATGACCGTCATCCTGAACAAACCGCGCGGCGTGGTGTCGACCGTGCGCGATCCGGAAGGCAGGCCGACGGTGGCCGATCTCGTACGGGACGTCGGCGCGCGCCTGTTCCCGGTCGGCAGGCTCGACTGGGCCACCTCGGGCGCGCTCCTCATGACGAACGACGGAGAGCTCGCCCACGCGCTGACGCACCCGCGGTTCGGCGTCGAGAAGACCTACCATGTCCGGCTCCAGGGCGCGGTCGGAGACGACGTGCTCGAGACGTGGCGCAAGGGCGTGGTGCTCGACGACGGCGTCAAGACGCGCCCCGCGCAGGCCGTGTTCCGGACCGAGGTGGGCGAGGACTGCGCGTGGGTCCAGATCACCATCAAGGAGGGGCGCAACCGCCAGATCCGGCGCATGGCCGAGGCGACCGGCGTCGAGGTGATCAAGCTCAAGCGCATCTCGTTCGCAGGGATCACGATCGACGGCGTGCCGCTCGGGACGTACCGCGAGCTCACGGACAAGGAGCTCGCTCGCCTCAAGCGCGATCACGTGACCCCGGCGCGACAGGACGCCGATCGCCGGAGGCAGCGCGCCCGGGGCGACGATTGA
- the istA gene encoding IS21 family transposase, with translation MAYREVAMWEVLEVLRRLGRGEGVQKVARATEHERRTVRRYRNLAEELGWVAGLHEPDEALALEVFKQLRPRPKDEAPGETELLLLGHRERIAGLLKPDDPRERGLKLTKVHALLGRSGVVVPYSSLHRFAVKHCGFGAGRTTVRVADCAPGELAEVDFGRLGLVPDPETGKRRLAHALIVTLGYSRHQYVHVTFSQKLPDLIAGLEDAFVFFGGVTARVVIDNLKAAVTKADKHDPIFSRSFEEYARHRDFVIDAADAESPTHKPHVERAVPYVRENFFRGEEWIDLEHVQREARRWCLATAGLRVHGTTRARPLEVFEAEEKVALHPLVKERFDPPEWKECKVHPDHTICFGKALYTVPTRHIGKTATVRGDSKLVRIHVNGELIKTRPRLKPGKKDIDYNDYPKEKAAYAMRDPVRAVDEAKSHGADLGRFTERLLSGDFPWAKLRQAQALLALGRRYGWTRVDLACRRALAFDLLNVRRVQAILEGALGDEGTKPELERDNVVQLPLRFLRPAGSFTPKSEKGEQT, from the coding sequence ATGGCGTATCGGGAGGTCGCGATGTGGGAAGTGTTGGAGGTGCTGCGCCGGCTCGGGCGCGGCGAGGGCGTGCAGAAGGTAGCGCGGGCCACGGAGCACGAGCGCAGGACCGTGCGGCGATACCGGAACCTGGCCGAGGAGCTCGGCTGGGTGGCCGGCCTGCACGAACCGGACGAGGCGCTCGCGCTGGAGGTGTTCAAGCAGCTGCGGCCCAGGCCCAAGGATGAGGCGCCGGGCGAGACGGAGCTATTGCTGCTCGGGCACAGGGAGCGGATCGCGGGGCTGCTCAAGCCGGACGATCCGCGTGAGCGTGGACTCAAGCTGACCAAGGTGCACGCGCTGCTCGGCCGCAGCGGCGTGGTCGTGCCGTACAGCTCGCTGCACCGCTTCGCGGTCAAGCACTGCGGCTTCGGCGCCGGACGGACGACGGTGCGGGTGGCGGACTGCGCGCCCGGCGAGCTCGCCGAGGTGGACTTCGGGAGGCTCGGGCTGGTGCCGGACCCGGAGACCGGTAAGCGGCGCCTGGCGCACGCGCTCATCGTGACGCTCGGGTACAGCCGCCACCAGTACGTGCACGTCACGTTTTCGCAGAAGCTCCCCGATCTGATCGCCGGGCTGGAGGACGCCTTCGTCTTCTTCGGCGGCGTCACCGCCCGCGTGGTGATCGACAACCTCAAGGCGGCGGTGACGAAGGCGGACAAGCATGATCCGATCTTCTCGCGGAGCTTCGAGGAGTACGCGCGGCATCGCGATTTCGTGATCGACGCGGCCGACGCGGAGTCGCCGACGCACAAGCCGCACGTGGAGCGGGCGGTGCCGTACGTGCGGGAGAACTTCTTCCGCGGCGAGGAGTGGATCGACCTCGAGCATGTGCAGCGGGAGGCGCGGCGCTGGTGCCTGGCGACGGCGGGGCTGCGCGTGCACGGCACGACCCGGGCGAGGCCGCTCGAGGTCTTCGAGGCCGAGGAGAAGGTGGCGCTCCATCCGCTCGTGAAGGAGCGCTTCGACCCGCCCGAGTGGAAGGAGTGCAAGGTGCACCCGGACCACACGATCTGCTTCGGCAAGGCGCTGTACACCGTGCCCACGCGCCACATCGGCAAGACGGCCACGGTGCGCGGCGACTCGAAGCTCGTGCGCATCCACGTGAACGGCGAGCTCATCAAGACCCGCCCGCGGCTCAAGCCCGGCAAGAAGGACATCGACTACAACGACTACCCCAAGGAGAAGGCGGCGTACGCCATGCGCGACCCCGTGCGCGCCGTCGACGAGGCGAAGTCCCACGGCGCGGATCTCGGCCGCTTCACGGAGCGCCTGCTCTCCGGCGACTTCCCGTGGGCCAAGCTGCGGCAGGCGCAGGCGCTGCTCGCCCTCGGCCGCAGGTACGGCTGGACCCGCGTCGATCTCGCCTGCCGCCGCGCGCTCGCCTTCGACCTCCTCAACGTCCGCCGCGTGCAGGCGATCCTCGAAGGCGCGCTCGGCGACGAGGGAACGAAGCCGGAGCTCGAACGCGACAACGTCGTCCAGCTGCCCCTGCGCTTCCTGCGCCCGGCGGGCAGCTTCACCCCGAAATCCGAGAAAGGAGAACAGACGTGA
- a CDS encoding helix-turn-helix domain-containing protein: MDELLDYLQVSEEYNVRKGTLYCWVHQKRIPHIRLGKRFVRFRRPEIEAWLKERELTRSDLNEGETP, encoded by the coding sequence ATGGATGAGCTGCTCGACTACTTACAGGTCTCAGAGGAATACAACGTAAGGAAGGGAACGCTCTACTGTTGGGTCCACCAAAAGCGCATCCCGCACATTCGGCTAGGAAAGAGATTCGTTCGTTTTCGTCGACCAGAAATCGAGGCGTGGCTGAAAGAGCGAGAGCTGACTCGGAGCGATCTCAACGAAGGGGAGACGCCGTGA